CGCCAACGCCGGGGCCTGCGCGCACACCGCCGACCGGAACTTCTGCGCCACCTACCACGCGGCCGACGCGGCGTACTGGAAGCGGATCGCCTTCTGGAACACGCCCATCGAACAGTGCCTGGACGGCCGCACCGACGTGAAGTGCGTGCCCTACGCCGCGTGGGTGCGGGCCTGGACCGAGATCAAGGGCTGAACCGTGGCCGCCACCGCGCGCACCGCCGCCGCACCGGCCCGCGATCCCCTCACGCGGCTCGCCGGGGCGCTGCACCGGCGCCCCCGGCTCGGACTCGGGCTGCTGCTCACCGCCCCGCTGCTCTGGCTCTGCGTGCTCTATCTCGGCTCGCTGGCCGTGCTGTTCGTCTCCGCCTTCTGGACGACGGACTCCTTCACCGCCGCGGTCGTCAAGGTCTGGTCGGCGGACAACTTCCACACCCTGCTGACGACACCGGTCTACCGCCAGGTGACGGTCCGCAGCATCGGTGTGGCGCTCGCCGTCACCGCCCTGTGCACGGTGATCGCCCTTCCGCTGGCCTTCTACACCGCGTGTGTCGCCCGGCCGCGGCTGCGTCCGCTGCTCGTGGTGGCCGTCCTCACCCCGCTGTGGGCGAGCTATCTGGTCAAGGTGTACGCCTGGCGGCTCATCCTGTCCCAGGGCGGCCTCGCCGACTGGCTGCTGCGGCCGCTGGGGCTGAGCGGACCCGGGTTCGGGCTGCCGGCGGCGGTGCTGACCCTGACGTACCTGTGGCTGCCGTACATGGTCCTGCCGGTGCACACCGCCCTGGTGCGGCTGCCCGCGGGGCTGCTGGACGCCTCGGCCGACCTCGGTGCCCGGCCCTGGCGCACCGTCCGCTCGGTGGTGCTGCCCCTCGTGCTGCCGTCGGTCGCCGCCGGCTCGGTGTTCACCTTCTCGCTCAGCCTCGGCGACTACATCACCGTGGAGATCGTCGGCGGCAAGACCCAGCTGATCGGCAACCTCGTCCACTCCGAGATCGAACTCGACCCGCCGCTGGCCGCCGCCCTCGCCACCGTGCCCGTCGCCGTCATCGTCCTCTATCTGCTGGCGCTGCGCCGCACGGGCGCGCTCAGCGGGCTCTGACCGCCCGTCCCGGCACGTCACAGGGGGTTCCCGCCATGTTGTACCTCTCCCGCCGGGCGCGCATCGCGCTGCGCGCCGCCGCCTGCGCGGGCTTCGCGCTGCTGTACGTCCCGCTGCTGCTGGTCCTCGTCAACTCCCTCAACCCCGACCGCAGCGCGAGCTGGCCGCCGCCGGGGCTGACCACCCGCTGGTGGGCGGCGGCCTGGCACAGCTCGGGGGCCCGTCACGCGCTGTGGGTGTCGGTACGGGCCGGGCTGGGGGCCACCGCGATCGCCCTGGTCCTCGGCACGCTCATCGCCTTCGCCGTGGCCCGCCACCGCTTCTTCGGCAGCGGCGCCCTGTCCTTCGCCGTCGTGCTGCCCATCGCGCTGCCCGGCATCGTCACCGGCATCGCCCTCAACTCCGCGTTCTCCACGGTCCTCGCGCCGCTCGGGATCGGCCTCGGCCTGTTCACCGTGGTCGTCGGGCACGCCACCTTCTGCGTCGTCGTGGTCTTCAACAACGTGGTGGCCCGGCTGCGGCGCACCTCGGGCTCCTGCGAGGAGGCGGCGGCGGACCTGGGCGCCCACCCCCTGCGCGCCTTCGCCGACGTCACCTTCCCGCTGATCCGCTCCGCGCTGCTGGCGGGCGCGCTGCTGTCCTTCGCGCTGTCCTTCGACGAGATCGTGGTGACCACCTTCACCGCCGGACCCGGGGTCGAGACCCTGCCCGTCTGGATCTACGGCAACATGACCAGACCGCGCCAGGCGCCCGTGGTGAACGTCGTGGCGGCCGTCCTGGTGCTGCTCTCCGTCGTCCCGATCCACCTCGCCCAGCGGCTGTCGTCCGACACGGCGACCACGAGCCGCGTGTAGCGGGCACACACTTCGGTAACGCAAGCGGCTTGCATGAATTGCGCTATTCTTGCGGCCATGACGCGACGACTTGCGGAAGTGGCGAAGAAGGTCGGGGTCAGCGAGGCCACGGTCAGCCGGGTGCTCAACGGCAAACCGGGAGTCTCCGCGGCCACCCGGCAGGCGGTGCTGTCCGCGCTGGACGTGCTCGGCTACGAGCGGCCCACCCAGCTGCGCGGCGAGCGCGCGCGTCTGGTCGGGCTGGTCCTGCCCGAGCTGCAGAACCCCATCTTCCCGGCCTTCGCCGAGGTCATCGGCGGCGCCCTGGCCCAGCTGGGGCTCACGCCCGTGCTGTGCACCCAGACCAAGGGCGGGGTGTCGGAGGCCGACTACGTGGAACTGCTGCTCCAGCAGCAGGTCTCCGGCGTCGTCTTCGCCGGCGGTCTGTACGCCCAGTCGGACGCGCCGCACGACCACTACCGGCTGCTGGCCGACCGCAACATCCCGGTCGTGCTGGTCAACGCCCGCATCGAACACCTCGGGTTCCCGGGCGTGTCCTGCGACGACGCGGTGGCGGTGGAGCAGGCGTGGCGCCATCTGGCCTCCCTGGGGCACGAGCGGATCGGCCTCGTCCTCGGCCCAGGGGACCATGTGCCGTCCGCGCGCAAGCTCGCGGCGGCCCGCGCGATCCGCCCCGATCTGCCCGAGGAGTTCGTCGCCCGCGCCATCTTCTCCATCGAGGGCGGCCACGCGGCGGCGGCCAAGCTCATCGACCGCGGGGTCACCGGGTTCATCTGCGCCAGCGACCCGCTCGCCCTGGGTGTCGTACGGGCCGCCCGCCGCCGCGGACTCGACGTCCCCGCGCGGATCTCGGTCGTGGGGTACGACGACTCCGCCCTGATGAACTGCACCGCACCGCCGCTGACCACGGTCCGCCAGCCCATCGAGTCGATGGGCAAGGCGGTCGTGGAGCTGCTGCACGCCCGGATCGGGGGCAGCGCCGTACCGGCGGACGAGCTGCTGTTCGAACCGGAGCTGGTGGTCCGCGGCTCGACCGCCCAGGCACCCCGCCCCTGAGGCCATCTCCGGGTTTGACGATGCCGGGTAGCGTCCCGGAGATCCATCGCCCTGTCAAATAATTGCAGATTCTGCGCGACATCTTGCGAAGACCTGTCGCCGGTGCTTGAGTGTGCGGCGCCCACCGCTCCTGTCCAGAGGGGTCCACCGATGAGAAGCACCGGGTTCCGCCATGCCGTCGCCGCGATCGGCGTCTGCTCCCTCGCCCTCGCCGCGACGGCGTGCGGCTCCGACGACGACGCGTCCGCGAACGGCAAGACCCGCATCACGGTCAACTGCCAGCCGCCCAAGAGCGCCAGGACCGACCGGACGTTCTTCGACGAGGACGTGGCGTCCTTCGAGAAGCAGAACCCGGACATCGACGTCGTCGCGCACGACGCGTTCCCCTGCGAGGACCCCAAGACGTTCGACGCGAAACTGGCCGGCGGCCAGATGGAGGACGTCTTCTACACCTACTTCACCGACGTCCGCCATGTGGTCGCCACCGGCCAGGCCGCCGACCTCACCCCGTACGTCAAGGAGCTCAAGAGCTACCCCACCCTCAGCAAGCAGCTGCGCGACATCTACACCGTCGACGGCAAGGTCTACGGCATCCCGCGCACCGGCTACTCGATGGGCCTGATCTACAACAGGAAGCTCTTCGAGAAGGCCGGACTCGACCCCGACAAGCCGCCCACGACCTGGGCGGAGGTCCGCGCCGACGCCAAGCGGATCGCCGCGCTCGGCGGCGGCACCGTCGGCTACGCCGACTACAGCGCCCAGAACCAGGGCGGCTGGCACTTCACCGCCGAGCTGTACTCCCAGGGCGGCGACGTCGTCAGCGCCGACGGCAAGAAGGCCAGTGTCGACACCCCCGCGGGCCATGCCGTCCTCCAGAACCTGCACGACATGCGCTGGACCGACGACTCCATGGGCAGCAAGCAGCTCCTCGTCATCAACGACGCCCAGCAGATGATGGGTTCGGGCAAGCTCGGCATGTACCTCTCCGCCCCCGACAACATCCCGATCCTGGTCAAGGAGAAGGGCGGCAACTACAAGGACCTCGCCCTCGCCCCGATGCCCGGCGGGCAGGGCACCCTCGTCGGCGGCGACGGTTACATGTTCAGCAAGAAGGACACACCCGCCCAGATCCGGGCCGGCCTGAAGTGGCTCGACCACATGTTCCTCACCCCCGGCAAGGGCTTCCTCGGCGACTACGCCCGCGCCAAGAAGCACGACGCCCCGGTCGGCCTGCCCGAGCCCCGCCTGTTCACCGGCGCCGCCGACGCCACCGACCAGCAGGTCAAGAAGGCCAACGCCAATGTGCCGGTGGAGAACTACCGCTCCTTCCTGGACGGCAACCAGAGCCTCACGCTGAAGGTGGAACCGCCCAGCGCCCAGCAGATCTACTCCGTGCTGGACGGCGTGGTCTCCGCCGTGCTCACCAAGAAGGACGCCGACATCGACCAGCTCCTGAAGGACGCCTCGGGCAAGATCGACGGCATCCTGGAGCGGAGCTGAGCCGCCATGACCAAGACGGCCGAGCGGCGGCCCCTGCGGGAGCGGGCCGCCGTCCCCCCGCCGCCACAGCCGCCCCGCCCCGCCGGGCAGCGGCGGCGCCGCCTCGCCGAACAGGCCCGCGCCTACGCCTTCCTGCTCGGCGGCCTGATCTGCTTCGCCCTGTTCTCCTGGTACCCGGCGATCCGCGCCGTCGTGATCGCCTTCCAGAAGTACACGCCCGGCCAGTCGCCCCAGTGGGTGGGCACCGCCAACTTCACCCACGTCCTGCACGACCCGGAGTTCGCCGACGCCTGGCGCAACACCCTCGTCTTCACCGGACTCGCCCTGCTGATCGGCTTCGCCGTCCCGTTCGTGCTGGCCCTCGTCCTCAACGAACTGCGGCACGCCCGCGCCTTCTTCCGGGTCGCCGTCTATCTGCCGGTGATGATCCCGCCGGTGGTCAGCGCCCTGCTGTGGAAGTGGTTCTACGACCCGGGCGCCGGCCTCGCCAACGAGGCGCTGCGCACCCTGCACCTGCCCACCTCGAACTGGACCAACGGCGCCGACACCGCCCTGGTCTCCCTGGTTCTGGTCGCCACCTGGGCCAACCTCGGCGGTACCGTCCTCATCTACCTGGCCGCCCTCCAGTCCATCCCCGGCGAGCTGTACGAGGCCGCCGAACTGGACGGCGCGAGCCTCCTCCAGCGCGTCCGCCACGTCACCGTCCCGCAGACGCGGTTCGTGATCCTGATGCTGATGCTCCTCCAGATCATCGCGACCATGCAGGTCTTCACCGAGCCGTTCGTCATCACCGGCGGCGGCCCCGAGAACGCCACCGTCACCGTGCTCTACCTCATCTACAAGTACGCCTTCCTCTACAACGACTTCGGCGGCGCCTGCGCGCTCAGCGTGATGCTGCTCGTGCTGCTCGGCCTGTTCTCCGCCCTGTACCTGCGGCTGACCCGCTCCGGCTCCGGCCAGGAGGATTCCCAATGACGTTGTCAAGCCGGGGCGGTGACGCCTCGTGACGGGGTCATGCCGCTGCGGCAGCGGGTTGGGGCGCGACGGCCGCGAAGGTCCGATGGTCGCGTATCAGGGCCCAGAGCACGTTCAGGCGGCGTCTGGCCAGCGCGAGGACGGCCTGCTTGTGGGACTTTCCTTCGGCGCGTTTGCGCTGGTAGAAGGTCCTGGACTGCGGGCAGTGCACGGTGGCGGTCTGGGCGGAGAGGTAGAACATCCGCAGGAGTCGGCGGCTGTAGCGTCTGGGCCTGCGCAGGTTGCCGCTGACCTTGCCCGAGTCGCGGGGGACGGGGGCGAGTCCGGCAACGCCGGCGAGCCGGTCGGGGCTGCCGAAGGCGGCCATGTCACCACCGGTCGCGGCGATGAACTCCGCCCCGAGCATGTCGCCGATGCCGGGCATGCTGGTGATCACTTCGGCGTCGGGATGTTCGCGAAACCGGCCCTGGATGAGGGCGTTGGTCTGGGCGATCTCCTCGTCGAGGGCCATCACCTCCCTGGCCAGGGTGTGGACCATCTTCGCGGCGGTCTTCTCCCCGGGAACGACGGTGAACTGCGCCTCGGCGGCGGTGACGGCGGCGTCGGCGGCGCTCTTGGCGACGTTCAGGGTGCGGACGCCGTGGTTCTTGAGCCAGGTGGTCAGCCGGGCCCGGCCGATCCGGCGCAGGGCGGCCGGGGCCTGGTATCCGGTCAGCAGGACGAGCGCGGTCTTGGAGGTGCTGTAGTCGAAGGCCCTCTCCAGGGCGGGGAAGTACTCCAGGATCTGCGCTCGCAGCCGGTTGACGGCCCGGGTGCGGTCGGCGGACAGGTCCATGCGGCGGCCGGTCAGGATCTTCAGGTCGACCGCGATCCCGCTGGTCTCCTGCAGCGGCTGGAGGTCGCGGCGCATGCGGGCCTGGTCGGCGATGACGAAGGCGTCCTTGGCGTCGCTCTTGCCGTCGCCGCGGTAGGACCCGGAGGCGTGGTGCACGGTCCGGCCGGGGATGTAGAACAGCCGCTGTCCGTGGTTGACCAGCAGCGCGATCCACAGCGCGGCGCCGCCGGCGTTGAGGTCGACCGCCCAGGTGACGGGGTCGCCGTCGGCGAGGTCCAGGACGTCACCGAGCAGCTGCAGCAGCTCGTCCTCGCTGTTCGGCACCCGGCGCGAGAGCGCCTTCTCACCGTCCGCATCGATCACGGTGCAGTGGTGCTCGGCCTTGCCCGCATCCGTCCCCGCCCACAGTTCGGGCACCGGACTCTCCTTCGTCGTTCGCTTGTGCTGTCCCAGCAGACGACCTCGCTGTCACGTCCATACGAGCGATTCGGTTCGCGCATCCCAATCAGCAGTCGAGTCGTCGCGGGATGCCGGGCGGCCAATCCTCCTCAGCCACGAACGCGGCACTCGCATGAAAGCCACACCCGGCATCCCTGGGTGTCCCGATCTTACGAATGACCGCGATCAACCCACGAAGAAAGGTATGGACGCATGAGCAGCACCCGTACCCTCGTCTCCCCGGCGGCCCTGGCCCGCCCGCGCGGCAAGGTCCTCTACTGGACCGTCTTCACCGGTGTGGTGCTGCTGTTCGCGCTCGCCTTCCTCTTCCCCGTCTACTGGATGGTCACCGGCGCCCTGAAGTCGCCGGACGAGGTGGCGCAGACCCCGCCCACCCTGGTGCCCGAGCAGTGGCACCTGAGTGCCTACACCGACGCCTGGGACCTGATGCAACTGCCCCGGCACCTGTGGAACACCCTCGTCCAGGCGGCCGGCGCCTGGGCCTTCCAACTCGTCCTGTGCACCGCCGCCGCCTACGCCCTGTCCAAGCTGAGACCGGCCTTCGGCAAGGTGATCCTCGGCGGCATCCTCGCCACCCTGATGGTCCCGGCCCAGGCGCTGGTCGTACCGAAGTACCTCACCGTCGCCGACCTGCCGCTCCTCCACACCAGCCTGCTCAACGACCCCCTCGCCATCTGGCTGCCGGCCGTCGCCAACGCCTTCAACCTCTACCTGCTCAAACGGTTCTTCGACCAGATACCGCGGGACGTCCTGGAGGCCGCCGAGATCGACGGCGCCGGAAAACTGCGCACCCTGTGGTCGATCGTGCTGCCGATGTCGCGGCCCGTGCTCGGCGTGGTGTCCATCTTCGCGCTGGTCGCCGTCTGGCAGGACTTCCTGTGGCCGCTGATGGTCTTCTCCGACACCGACAAGCAGCCCATCGGCGTGGCCCTCGTCCAGCTGTCGCAGAACATCCAGCTGACCGTGCTCATCGCCGCCATGGTGATCGCCAGCATCCCGATGGTCGCGCTCTTCCTCGTCTTCCAGCGGCACATCATCGCCGGGATCAGCGCGGGCAGCACCAAGGGCTGACCTGACCCGGCCCCTCGCACCGAGACAGACCGAGACAGAAAGGCACGCACCGTGGGACAGCCCACCCCTGCCCGGAGCAGCCGCGCCGACGACGCCTGGTGGCGCTCCGCCGTCATCTACCAGGTGTACGTCCGCAGCTTCGCCGACGGCGACGGCGACGGCACCGGAGACCTCGCCGGCGTCCGCTCCCGGCTGCCGTACCTCGCCGCACTCGGCGTGGACGCCCTGTGGTTCAACCCCTGGTACCTGTCCCCGATGAAGGACGGCGGCTACGACGTCGCCGACTACCGAACGGTCGACCCCGCCTTCGGCACCCTCGCCGAGGCCGAGAAACTCATCGCCGAGGCCCGCGAGCTGGGCATCCGCACCATCGTCGACATCGTGCCCAACCACGTCTCCGACCAGCACCCCTGGTTCCGGGCCGCGCTGGCCGGCGGCGGCGAGCGCGAGCTGTTCCACTTCCGGCCCGGCCGCGGCGCCCACGGCGAACTCCCGCCCAACGACTGGACGTCCGAGTTCGGCGGCCCGGCCTGGACCCGGCTGCCCGACGGCGCCTGGTACCTGCACCTGTTCGCCCCCGAACAGCCCGACCTCAACTGGGCGCACCCGGCCGTCCGCCAGGAGCACGAGGACATCCTGCGGTTCTGGTTCGAGCGGGGCGTCGCCGGGGTCCGCATCGACTCCGCGGCCCTGCTCGCCAAGGACCCCCGCCTGCCCGACTTCACCCCGGGCCGCGACCCGCACCCCTACGTCGACCGCGACGAACTCCACGACGTCTACCGCTCCTGGCGCCGGATCGCCGACGAGTACGGCGGCGTCTTCGTCGGCGAGGTGTGGCTCCCCGACAGCGAGCGCTTCGCCCGCTATCTGCGCCCCGACGAACTGCACAGCGCCTTCAACTTCGCCTTCATGGCCTGCCCCTGGGAGGCGGCCCGGCTGCGCCGCTCCATCGACGAGACCCTGGCCGAGCACGCGCCCGTGGGCGCCCCCGCCACCTGGGTGCTGTGCAACCACGACGTCACCCGGACCGTCACCCGCTACGGCCGCGCCGACACCGGCTTCGACTTCGCCGCCAAGGCGTTCGGCACCCCCACCGACCCGGTCCTCGGCACCCGCCGGGCCCGCGCGGCGGCCCTGCTGTCCCTGGCCCTGCCCGGCGCCGTCTACGTCTACCAGGGGGAGGAGCTGGGCCTGCCCGAGGCGGACATCCCGCCGGCGCGCATCGAGGACCCGATGCACGTACGCTCCGGCGGCACCGACCCGGGCCGTGACGGCTGCCGGGTCCCGCTGCCCTGGGCGGCCGACGCCCCCCACGCCGGCTTCGGCACCGGCGCGGACCGGGAACCGTGGCTGCCGCAGCCCGCGGGCTGGGCCGCCCACGCCGTCGACCGGCAACAGCGCGACCCCGGCTCCATGCTGGCCCTGTACCGGGAGGCGATCCGGCTCCGCCCGCACTTCGGCGACGCCCCCCTCACCTGGCACGACGCCCCCGACGGGGTCCTCTCCTTCCGCCGCGCCGAGGGCACGGCCTGCGTGGTCAACCTCGGCGCCGACCCCGTGGCACCACCCGCTCACACCCGACTCCTGCTGGCCAGCGGACCCCTGGACGACTCGGGCCGCATCCCGCAGGACACGGCGGTCTGGCTGCGCGACTGAGCCCGCGCAGCGCCGGGGGCCCGCCACCGGCCGGCTTCCTCCCCACGACCGGAGGGGCCCCCGGCCGCCGACCCGCACAGCGCTATCCCCGCACCCCACCACGAAGGGATCAGCACATGTACGGCACCAGCACGCCCAGATCCACCCGTCGCCTGCCGGCTCTCGCGGCCACCGTCGCCCTCGGCGCCGGCATGCTCGTCACCCTCACCGCGCCCGCCGCGCACGCGGCGGCGGGCGCGAACCTCCCCTTCACCTCGGTGGAGGCCGAGTCCGCCACCACCACCGGCACGAAGATCGGCCCCGATTTCACCCAGGGCACCCTCGCCTCCGAGGCGTCGGGCCGCCAGGCCGTCCGCCTCGCCTCCGGACAGCGCGTGGAGTTCACCGCGCCGCGCGCCGCCAACGCCCTGAACGTCGCCTACACCGTCCCCGACGGCCAGTCCGGCACCCTCGACGTCTACGTCAACGGCACCCGGCTCGCCAGGACGCTCACCGTCACCTCCAAGTACTCCTACGTGGACACCGGCTGGATCGCCGGGGCCAAGACCCACCACTTCTACGACAACGCCCGGCTGCTGCTCGGACAGAACGTCCAGGCCGGCGACAAGATCGCCCTGGTGGCCACGAACGTCCAGGTCACCGTGGACGTCGCCGACTTCGAACAGGTCGCACCGGCCGCCGCCCAGCCCGCCGGATCGGTCTCCGTCACCGGCAAGGGCGCCGACCCCACCGGTCAGGGCGACTCCACGCAGGCCTTCCGCGACGCCATCAACGCCGCACAGGGCGGGGTGGTGTGGATCCCGCCGGGCGACTACCGGCTGACCTCCGCGCTCGGCGGCGTACAGAACGTCACCCTCCAGGGCGCGGGCAGCTGGTACTCCGTCGTGCACAGCTCCAGCTTCGTCAACCAGGGCAGCTCCGCGGGCAACGTCCACCTCAAGGACTTCGCGGTCATCGGCGAGGTCACCGAACGCAACGACGGCAGCCCCGACAACTTCGTCAACGGCTCCCTCGGACCGGGCTCGTCCGTCTCCGGCATGTGGATCCAGCACCTCAAGTGCGGTCTGTGGCTCACCGGCGACAACGACAACCTCGTCGTGGAGAACAACCGCATCCTCGACACCACCGCCGACGGCCTCAACCTCAACGGCAACGCCAAGGGCGTACGGGTGCGCAACAACTTCCTGCGCAACCAGGGCGACGACTCCCTGGCCATGTGGTCCCTGTACGCGCCCGACACGGACAGCAGCTTCGAGAACAACACCATCTCGCAGCCCAACCTCGCCAACGGCATCGCCGTCTACGGCGGCACCGACATCACCGTCCGCGGCAACCTGGTCTCCGACACCAACGCCCTCGGCAGCGGCATCGCCATCTCCAACCAGAAGTTCATGGACCCCTTCTCGCCGCTGGCCGGGACCATCACGGTCGACGGCAACACCCTGGTGCGGGCGGGCGCGCTCAACCCCAACTGGAACCACCCGATGGGCGCCCTGCGCGTCGACTCCTACGACAGCGCCATCAACGCCACCGTCCACATCACCGACACCACCGTCACCGACAGCCCCTACAGCGCTTTCGAGTTCGTCTCCGGCGGCGGCCAGGGCTACCCGGTCAAGAACGTCGACGTCACCGGGGCGACCGTGAAGAACACCGGCACGGTCGTCGTCCAGGCCGAAGCGCAGGGCGCCGCCACGTTCCGGAACGTCACCGCGACCGGGGTGGGCGCGGCCGGTGTCTACAACTGCCCCTACCCGAACGGCTCGGGCAGCTTCGCGATCACCGACGGCAGCGGCAACTCCGGCTGGACGAGCACCTGGTCGGACTGCTCCACCTGGCCGCAGCCGGGACAGGGCAACCCCGACCCCGACCCGAACCGCAACCTCGCCAAGGGCCGCCCGGCCACCGCCACCGGCTCCCAGGACGTGTACACACCCGGCAAGGCGGTCGACGGCGACGCGAACAGCTACTGGGAGTCCGCCAACAACGCCTTCCCGCAGTCCCTCACGGTCGACCTCGGATCGAGCCAGACCGTACGCCGGCTGGTGCTGAAGCTCCCGCCGTCCGCCGCCTGGGGCGCCCGCACCCAGACCGTCGCGGTCCTGGGCAGCACCGACGGCACGCACTACACCACCGTGGCGGGCGCGCAGGGCTACCGCTTCGACCCGGCGAGCGGCAACAGCGCCACCGTCGCCCTGCCGAGCGGCACCGGCCTGCGCTGGCTGCGGC
The sequence above is drawn from the Streptomyces sp. SAT1 genome and encodes:
- a CDS encoding ABC transporter permease, which produces MYLSRRARIALRAAACAGFALLYVPLLLVLVNSLNPDRSASWPPPGLTTRWWAAAWHSSGARHALWVSVRAGLGATAIALVLGTLIAFAVARHRFFGSGALSFAVVLPIALPGIVTGIALNSAFSTVLAPLGIGLGLFTVVVGHATFCVVVVFNNVVARLRRTSGSCEEAAADLGAHPLRAFADVTFPLIRSALLAGALLSFALSFDEIVVTTFTAGPGVETLPVWIYGNMTRPRQAPVVNVVAAVLVLLSVVPIHLAQRLSSDTATTSRV
- a CDS encoding LacI family DNA-binding transcriptional regulator; this translates as MTRRLAEVAKKVGVSEATVSRVLNGKPGVSAATRQAVLSALDVLGYERPTQLRGERARLVGLVLPELQNPIFPAFAEVIGGALAQLGLTPVLCTQTKGGVSEADYVELLLQQQVSGVVFAGGLYAQSDAPHDHYRLLADRNIPVVLVNARIEHLGFPGVSCDDAVAVEQAWRHLASLGHERIGLVLGPGDHVPSARKLAAARAIRPDLPEEFVARAIFSIEGGHAAAAKLIDRGVTGFICASDPLALGVVRAARRRGLDVPARISVVGYDDSALMNCTAPPLTTVRQPIESMGKAVVELLHARIGGSAVPADELLFEPELVVRGSTAQAPRP
- a CDS encoding IS110 family transposase, translated to MPELWAGTDAGKAEHHCTVIDADGEKALSRRVPNSEDELLQLLGDVLDLADGDPVTWAVDLNAGGAALWIALLVNHGQRLFYIPGRTVHHASGSYRGDGKSDAKDAFVIADQARMRRDLQPLQETSGIAVDLKILTGRRMDLSADRTRAVNRLRAQILEYFPALERAFDYSTSKTALVLLTGYQAPAALRRIGRARLTTWLKNHGVRTLNVAKSAADAAVTAAEAQFTVVPGEKTAAKMVHTLAREVMALDEEIAQTNALIQGRFREHPDAEVITSMPGIGDMLGAEFIAATGGDMAAFGSPDRLAGVAGLAPVPRDSGKVSGNLRRPRRYSRRLLRMFYLSAQTATVHCPQSRTFYQRKRAEGKSHKQAVLALARRRLNVLWALIRDHRTFAAVAPQPAAAAA
- a CDS encoding discoidin domain-containing protein, which produces MYGTSTPRSTRRLPALAATVALGAGMLVTLTAPAAHAAAGANLPFTSVEAESATTTGTKIGPDFTQGTLASEASGRQAVRLASGQRVEFTAPRAANALNVAYTVPDGQSGTLDVYVNGTRLARTLTVTSKYSYVDTGWIAGAKTHHFYDNARLLLGQNVQAGDKIALVATNVQVTVDVADFEQVAPAAAQPAGSVSVTGKGADPTGQGDSTQAFRDAINAAQGGVVWIPPGDYRLTSALGGVQNVTLQGAGSWYSVVHSSSFVNQGSSAGNVHLKDFAVIGEVTERNDGSPDNFVNGSLGPGSSVSGMWIQHLKCGLWLTGDNDNLVVENNRILDTTADGLNLNGNAKGVRVRNNFLRNQGDDSLAMWSLYAPDTDSSFENNTISQPNLANGIAVYGGTDITVRGNLVSDTNALGSGIAISNQKFMDPFSPLAGTITVDGNTLVRAGALNPNWNHPMGALRVDSYDSAINATVHITDTTVTDSPYSAFEFVSGGGQGYPVKNVDVTGATVKNTGTVVVQAEAQGAATFRNVTATGVGAAGVYNCPYPNGSGSFAITDGSGNSGWTSTWSDCSTWPQPGQGNPDPDPNRNLAKGRPATATGSQDVYTPGKAVDGDANSYWESANNAFPQSLTVDLGSSQTVRRLVLKLPPSAAWGARTQTVAVLGSTDGTHYTTVAGAQGYRFDPASGNSATVALPSGTGLRWLRLTVTGNTGWPAGQFSEVEAYTAP
- a CDS encoding carbohydrate ABC transporter permease, coding for MSSTRTLVSPAALARPRGKVLYWTVFTGVVLLFALAFLFPVYWMVTGALKSPDEVAQTPPTLVPEQWHLSAYTDAWDLMQLPRHLWNTLVQAAGAWAFQLVLCTAAAYALSKLRPAFGKVILGGILATLMVPAQALVVPKYLTVADLPLLHTSLLNDPLAIWLPAVANAFNLYLLKRFFDQIPRDVLEAAEIDGAGKLRTLWSIVLPMSRPVLGVVSIFALVAVWQDFLWPLMVFSDTDKQPIGVALVQLSQNIQLTVLIAAMVIASIPMVALFLVFQRHIIAGISAGSTKG
- a CDS encoding glycoside hydrolase family 13 protein, which gives rise to MGQPTPARSSRADDAWWRSAVIYQVYVRSFADGDGDGTGDLAGVRSRLPYLAALGVDALWFNPWYLSPMKDGGYDVADYRTVDPAFGTLAEAEKLIAEARELGIRTIVDIVPNHVSDQHPWFRAALAGGGERELFHFRPGRGAHGELPPNDWTSEFGGPAWTRLPDGAWYLHLFAPEQPDLNWAHPAVRQEHEDILRFWFERGVAGVRIDSAALLAKDPRLPDFTPGRDPHPYVDRDELHDVYRSWRRIADEYGGVFVGEVWLPDSERFARYLRPDELHSAFNFAFMACPWEAARLRRSIDETLAEHAPVGAPATWVLCNHDVTRTVTRYGRADTGFDFAAKAFGTPTDPVLGTRRARAAALLSLALPGAVYVYQGEELGLPEADIPPARIEDPMHVRSGGTDPGRDGCRVPLPWAADAPHAGFGTGADREPWLPQPAGWAAHAVDRQQRDPGSMLALYREAIRLRPHFGDAPLTWHDAPDGVLSFRRAEGTACVVNLGADPVAPPAHTRLLLASGPLDDSGRIPQDTAVWLRD
- a CDS encoding ABC transporter permease → MAATARTAAAPARDPLTRLAGALHRRPRLGLGLLLTAPLLWLCVLYLGSLAVLFVSAFWTTDSFTAAVVKVWSADNFHTLLTTPVYRQVTVRSIGVALAVTALCTVIALPLAFYTACVARPRLRPLLVVAVLTPLWASYLVKVYAWRLILSQGGLADWLLRPLGLSGPGFGLPAAVLTLTYLWLPYMVLPVHTALVRLPAGLLDASADLGARPWRTVRSVVLPLVLPSVAAGSVFTFSLSLGDYITVEIVGGKTQLIGNLVHSEIELDPPLAAALATVPVAVIVLYLLALRRTGALSGL
- a CDS encoding ABC transporter substrate-binding protein gives rise to the protein MRSTGFRHAVAAIGVCSLALAATACGSDDDASANGKTRITVNCQPPKSARTDRTFFDEDVASFEKQNPDIDVVAHDAFPCEDPKTFDAKLAGGQMEDVFYTYFTDVRHVVATGQAADLTPYVKELKSYPTLSKQLRDIYTVDGKVYGIPRTGYSMGLIYNRKLFEKAGLDPDKPPTTWAEVRADAKRIAALGGGTVGYADYSAQNQGGWHFTAELYSQGGDVVSADGKKASVDTPAGHAVLQNLHDMRWTDDSMGSKQLLVINDAQQMMGSGKLGMYLSAPDNIPILVKEKGGNYKDLALAPMPGGQGTLVGGDGYMFSKKDTPAQIRAGLKWLDHMFLTPGKGFLGDYARAKKHDAPVGLPEPRLFTGAADATDQQVKKANANVPVENYRSFLDGNQSLTLKVEPPSAQQIYSVLDGVVSAVLTKKDADIDQLLKDASGKIDGILERS
- a CDS encoding carbohydrate ABC transporter permease — translated: MTKTAERRPLRERAAVPPPPQPPRPAGQRRRRLAEQARAYAFLLGGLICFALFSWYPAIRAVVIAFQKYTPGQSPQWVGTANFTHVLHDPEFADAWRNTLVFTGLALLIGFAVPFVLALVLNELRHARAFFRVAVYLPVMIPPVVSALLWKWFYDPGAGLANEALRTLHLPTSNWTNGADTALVSLVLVATWANLGGTVLIYLAALQSIPGELYEAAELDGASLLQRVRHVTVPQTRFVILMLMLLQIIATMQVFTEPFVITGGGPENATVTVLYLIYKYAFLYNDFGGACALSVMLLVLLGLFSALYLRLTRSGSGQEDSQ